The Amblyraja radiata isolate CabotCenter1 chromosome 1, sAmbRad1.1.pri, whole genome shotgun sequence genome contains a region encoding:
- the LOC116983093 gene encoding zinc finger protein 239-like: GKGFTHSSNLLEHQRTHTGERPYTCAQCGKGFTRSHNLLEHLRTHTGERPYTCVQCGKDFTKSSHLLVHQRTHTGERPYTCAQCGKDFTQSNTLLEHQRTHTGERPYTCTQCGRGFAQSYTLLEHQRAHTGERPYICSDCGKGFTCSSKLLYHQRVHAGDRPIPRPECGERFAMASHALSHQRVHTSGQPNDCPYCGEEFDSSRGLRQHRRTHADEQLLPLRQAFQGSMEAAGAPADTHQKETLCVH, translated from the coding sequence ggcaagggcttcacccactccagcaacctgctggagcaccagcgcacccacaccggggagcgcccctacacctgcgcccagtgcggcaagggcttcacccggtcccacaacctgctggagcacctgcgCACGCACACCGGCGAGCGACCctacacctgcgtccagtgcggcaaggacttcaccaagtccagtcacctgctggtgcaccagcgcacacataccggtgagcgcccctacacctgcgcccagtgcggcaaggacttcacccaGTCAAAcaccctgctggagcaccagcgcacccacactggcgagcgcccctacacctgcacccagtgcggcagggGCTTCGCCCAGTCCTACACTCTGTTGGAGCACCAGCGCGCTcacactggcgagcgtccctacatctgcagcgactgcggcaagggcttcacctgctcctccaagctgctgtaccaccagcgggtgcatgCCGGTGACCGTCCCATCCCCAGACCggagtgtggagagcgctttgccatggcttcccacgccctgtctcaccagcgcgtgcacaccagtggccagcccaatGACTGCCCGTattgcggtgaggagtttgacagctcgcgggggttgcggcagcaccgtcgGACCCACGCcgacgagcagctgctcccactgcggcaagcgtttcaagggagcatggaggctgctggagcaccagcggatacacaccagaaaGAGACCCTTTGTGTACACTGA